The following are from one region of the Melospiza melodia melodia isolate bMelMel2 chromosome 16, bMelMel2.pri, whole genome shotgun sequence genome:
- the PIN4 gene encoding peptidyl-prolyl cis-trans isomerase NIMA-interacting 4, which translates to MAPKGKGGGKAGKGGDSGSSSESKAQGPKGGGSAVKVRHILCEKHGRAMEAMEKLKSGQRFSEVAAQYSEDKARQGGDLGWMTRGSMVGPFQEAAFALPVSSMDKPVYTDPPVKTKFGYHIIMVEGRK; encoded by the exons ATGGCGCCCAAAGGGAAAGGCGGCGGCAAAGCCGGGAAGG GCGGcgacagcggcagcagcagcgagaGCAAAGCACAGGGCCCGAAGGGAGGCGGCAGCGCCGTCAAG GTTCGGCACATCCTGTGTGAAAAGCACGGCCGGGCCATGGAggccatggagaagctgaagtcCGGACAGCGCTTTAGCGAGGTGGCGGCACAGTACAGCGAGGACAAGGCCAGGCAAGGG GGAGACCTGGGCTGGATGACCAGAGGCTCCATGGTGGGACCATTCCAGGAGGCAGCATTTGCCCTGCCTGTGAGCAGCATGGACAAGCCCGTGTACACGGACCCTCCCGTCAAGACCAAGTTCGGATACCACATTATCATGGTGGAAGGCAGAAAATAA
- the ERCC6L gene encoding DNA excision repair protein ERCC-6-like, giving the protein MGLGKTIQVIAFLSGMFDAELIQHVLLIMPTTLVSSWLAEFARWTPGLRVKEFHGTSKTERTRNLERVQRKNGIIITSYQMLINNWKQLASRHEQEFVWDYIILDEAHKIKCPSNKTTKCVYAIPAQYRILLTGTPVQNNLREMWSLFDFACQGSLLGTAKTFKIEYENPITRAREKDATPGEKALGLKISENLMAIIKPYFLRRTKEDIKSYHADKADAPLPEDPSENKAPVMPSLTRKNDFVVWVYLSPVQEEIYRNFLCLDHVKEVLMTTRSPLAELTVLKKICDHPRLLSARACIQLGLEEQVGSEQDYMMEAGMFSGMNKIDHLSDETVIQESGKMQFLVGLLERLREEGHRTLVFSQSRKMLDIIELVLSRRQFQILRIDGTVTHLTERERRINAFQSSTDCSVFLLTTQVGGVGITLTAASRVVIFDPSWNPATDAQAVDRAYRIGQKENVVIYRLITCGTVEEKIYRRQVFKDSLIRQTTGDKKNPFRYFSKQELRELFTLEDTQTSATQIQLQSLHAMQRKSDLQLDEHLAYLHSLAMFGISDHDLMYTREMAHEEQVESEEAHQYIQRRVQKAHELVQLESQLSDQRMEGIRNACEEKWQRPSGSVSRPKKSSPGLNDKNHFVSPPVADALEKDKVVDLTEDEEAQVLDVSSRMTTLTVGDLDEEQLAQDVSSMEMEVLNPSKTAEQSDIQESEQNPDSSITPSPALEKESQSLQEKQHSQVHSDSLAKTRNDLSWHCHNSSESGMADDPRSEAELSVQVLDPHTALGTEQNNVPEPASAVLSLSNAMPEINAELYKSHVLEDSLEGASAPSFQDQVDFNLVLEESEEKWQDASDRGGSVEGSPEKESSQLQAESLCKSPDKESPNKTWPSETSSHGKPCPTAEEEPNASLQGSKSLEESSGLFTFGRKKHLNRIASDSESEEQPEQVPSSPLDSTRHGLLEGLEGISASTPKYNTTRAKAIFSPQLNNSGNRSNASRRSFISRLVDEVEDIGEIMGTADEEDKDDGDEEQDGLVEDEAEECTGESAEPEEEPSGETLDTGEEPSHTDSMESEQSEAEEMESSQEESTGDNELQSGEQIEYFTQESSSGKDIGQSSSPAADYDTLVHSGKKLQNDGKLQEALDCFLQALDIKSGDPEVMLLTLNLYRQLAQK; this is encoded by the coding sequence ATGGGCCTGGGCAAGACCATCCAGGTGATTGCCTTCCTCTCAGGTATGTTTGATGCTGAGCTCATCCAGCACGTTCTGCTCATCATGCCCACCACCCTTGTCAGCAGCTGGCTGGCTGAGTTCGCTCGCTGGACCCCCGGCCTACGTGTCAAGGAATTCCATGGCACCAGCAAGACAGAGCGCACCAGGAACCTGGAGAGGGTCCAGAGGAAGAATGGCATCATCATCACGAGCTACCAGATGCTCATTAACAATTGGAAGCAGCTGGCCAGCCGCCATGAGCAGGAGTTTGTCTGGGACTACATCATTCTCGACGAAGCACATAAGATCAAGTGCCCGTCAAACAAGACAACCAAGTGTGTCTATGCAATCCCAGCCCAGTACCGCATCCTGCTTACAGGCACCCCTGTGCAGAACAACCTGCGGGAAATGTGGTCCTTGTTTGACTTTGCCTGTCAAGGCTCCCTCCTGGGTACTGCCAAAACTTTTAAAATAGAATATGAGAATCCGATTACCAGGGCAAGGGAGAAGGATGCAACTCCAGGTGAGAAAGCACTGGGGCTAAAGATATCAGAGAATCTCATGGCAATTATAAAGCCCTATTTCCTCAGAAGGACCAAGGAAGACATCAAAAGCTATCATGCTGATAAAGCTGATGCTCCTCTTCCTGAGGATCCAAGTGAGAACAAGGCTCCTGTCATGCCATCTCTCACTAGGAAAAATGACTTTGTTGTGTGGGTGTACCTGTCACCGGTGCAGGAAGAAATCTACAGGAACTTTCTCTGCCTGGATCATGTGAAGGAAGTACTGATGACGACCCGATCACCTTTGGCTGAGCTGACAGTCCTGAAGAAAATCTGTGACCACCCCAGGCTTCTGTCTGCGAGAGCCTGTATCCAGCTGGGCTTGGAAGAGCAGGTGGGCTCCGAGCAGGATTACATGATGGAAGCAGGTATGTTTTCAGGCATGAACAAAATAGATCATCTCTCTGATGAGACCGTGATCCAGGAGTCTGGGAAGATGCAGTTCCTTGTGGGACTGCTGGAACGGCTGAGAGAAGAGGGACACCGAACCCTGGTGTTCTCACAGTCGAGGAAGATGCTGGATATCATAGAGCTCGTCCTGTCTCGCCGACAGTTCCAGATCCTGCGCATTGACGGCACGGTGACCCACCTGACGGAGCGGGAGCGGCGCATCAACGCCTTCCAGAGCAGCACTGACTGCTCTGTCTTCCTGCTCACCACACAGGTTGGGGGCGTCGGCATAACCTTGACAGCAGCCAGCCGAGTGGTGATCTTTGATCCCAGCTGGAATCCAGCAACTGATGCTCAGGCTGTGGACAGAGCTTACAGAATTGGGCAAAAAGAGAATGTAGTGATTTACAGACTGATCACCTGTGGCACCGTGGAAGAGAAGATATACAGGCGGCAGGTATTCAAGGACTCGTTAATCAGACAGACCACCGGTGACAAAAAGAACCCGTTCCGTTATTTCTCCAAACAGGAGCTAAGGGAGCTCTTCACGTTGGAAGATACTCAGACGTCTGCAActcagatccagctgcagtccctgcATGCCATGCAAAGGAAGTCTGACCTGCAGCTGGATGAGCACCTTGCTTACCTGCATTCTCTGGCAATGTTTGGCATTTCTGACCACGATCTGATGTACACAAGGGAGATGGCTCACGAGGAGCAGGTGGAGAGCGAGGAAGCCCATCAGTACATCCAGCGGAGGGTGCAGAAAGCCCACGAGCTGGTGCAGCTGGAGTCCCAGCTCAGTGATCAGAGGATGGAGGGGATCAGAAATGCTTGTGAAGAGAAGTGGCAAAGACCATCGGGATCAGTTTCCAGGCCAAAGAAGTCGTCTCCAGGGTTGAATGACAAAAATCACTTTGTTTCACCGCCAGTAGCTGATGCACTTGAAAAAGACAAAGTTGTTGATCTTACAGAGGATGAAGAGGCCCAAGTGCTCGATGTCAGCTCCAGAATGACAACTCTGACTGTTGGTGACTTGGATGAAGAACAATTGGCACAAGATGTGTCCAGTATGGAGATGGAAGTGCTCAATCCCAGCAAGACAGCAGAACAATCTGACATACAAGAATCTGAGCAAAATCCTGATTCCAGCATTACACCATCCCCTGCACTTGAGAAAGAGAGTCAGAGCCTTCAAGAGAAACAGCATTCACAGGTACATTCAGACAGCTTGGCCAAGACAAGGAATGACCTGTCTTGGCATTGTCACAATTCCTCTGAGTCTGGCATGGCTGATGATCCTAGAAGTGAGGCAGAATTGTCAGTTCAGGTACTTGACCCAcacactgccctggggacagagcagaACAATGTTCCTGAGCCGGCTTCTGCAGTGCTGAGTTTATCAAATGCTATGCCAGAAATCAATGCTGAGCTCTACAAGTCTCACGTGTTAGAAGACAGCTTGGAGGGTGCATCTGCTCCTTCCTTCCAGGATCAAGTTGACTTCAATCTGGTTTTGGAAGAGTCTGAAGAGAAATGGCAGGATGCCTCAGATAGAGGAGGATCAGTGGAAGGATCTCCTGAGAAGGAGAGCTCACAGCTCCAGGCAGAAAGCCTGTGTAAATCTCCAGACAAAGAATCTCCAAACAAAACTTGGCCAAGTGAGACCAGTAGCCATGGCAAACCCTGTCCCACAGCTGAGGAGGAGCCAAATGCCTCCCTGCAAGGGAGTAAATCATTGGAGGAAAGCAGTGGTCTCTTTACTTTTGGTAGGAAGAAACATTTAAACAGAATTGCTTCAGATAGTGAGAGTGAAGAGCAGCCTGAACAAGTGCCCTCCTCTCCCTTGGACAGCACTCGGCACGGACTTCTGGAAGGACTGGAAGGAATCAGTGCTTCCACCCCTAAATACAACACAACAAGAGCTAAAGCCATCTTTTCTCCCCAACTAAATAACAGTGGGAACAGGTCTAATGCTTCCAGGCGCTCATTCATCAGCAGGTTGGTAGATGAGGTGGAGGATATTGGGGAAATCATGGGAACCGCTGATGAAGAAGATAAAGATGATGGTGATGAGGAGCAAGATGGGCTTGTGGAAGACGAAGCTGAGGAGTGCACTGGGGAATCTGCTGAGCCTGAAGAAGAACCTAGTGGAGAAACACTTGATACAGGTGAAGAGCCCTCCCACACAGACAGCATGGAATCTGAGCAGTCCGAGGCAGAGGAAATGGAGTCATCTCAGGAGGAATCCACAGGTGACAATGAGCTCCAGTCAGGTGAGCAGATTGAGTATTTTACCCAAGAAAGCAGCTCTGGAAAGGACATTGGGCAGAGTTCCTCTCCTGCTGCCGATTATGACACTTTGGTACACAGTGGGAAGAAACTTCAGAATGATGGAAAACTCCAGGAGGCTTTGGACTGCTTCCTGCAAGCTCTTGACATAAAAAGTGGAGATCCTGAAGTTATGCTTCTGACTTTGAACTTGTACAGACAGCTGGCCCAGAAGTGA